The proteins below come from a single Larimichthys crocea isolate SSNF chromosome XIV, L_crocea_2.0, whole genome shotgun sequence genomic window:
- the LOC104938101 gene encoding ATP-binding cassette sub-family G member 2 isoform X2 encodes MKQSLESKGRDWQEEVRQSKEGKSSMIMPLRVLTTIDKSVCVQVGTQLFRGISGGERKRTSIGMELIIDPPVLFLDEPTTGLDASTANSVLLLLKRMANYGRTIILSIHQPRYSIYRLFDSLTLLVNGKQVYHGPAQRALEYFSDIGYTCEPHNNPADFFLDVINGQSAIPLSKMGSEDLEFTSIPRQAIEEKLIEEYRNCHDFKETKTELERIVQGKQITTTPPSRTITYNTNFLTQFRWVLKRTFRNLLLNPQTSIAEITVTLFLAVFVGAIFFSVKNDQSGIQNRSGVLFFISMNQCYRSLSSADLFISERKLFIHEYISGYYRLSVYFLSKILLDILMMRTIPAIIYSCVSYFMIGLKPTVEAFFLFMLAVALVAYTATSMTIAISADQTVVAIANIFTTICFVFMMIFAGLLVNLPSIVSWLAWLKYFSIPGYGLTALQINEFRGLEFCKKVNNSITPGGLACTGEEVLDRQGVDYSTWGFWQNYVALAIMNVCFLIIAFFKLRFIKKFT; translated from the exons gtgggCACCCAACTGTTTCGTGGGATCTCCGGCGgcgagaggaagaggacgagcaTCGGCATGGAGCTGATAATTGACCCGCCTGTCCTTTTCCTGGACGAACCAACCACGGGCCTCGACGCCAGCACTGCCAActcggtgctgctgctgctcaagaG GATGGCAAACTACGGTCGCACCATCATCCTGTCCATCCACCAGCCTCGATACTCCATCTACCGCCTGTTCGACAGCCTCACCTTGCTGGTCAACGGCAAACAG gTTTACCATGGTCCAGCACAGAGAGCACTGGAGTATTTCTCAGACATTG GATACACCTGCGAGCCCCACAACAACCCTGCTGACTTCTTTCTGGATGTCATTAATGGACAATCCGCCATACCCCTCAGCAAAATGGGGAGCGAAG ATTTAGAGTTTACTTCGATACCCAGACAGGCAATCGAGGAAAAACTCATAGAGGAATACAGAAACTGCCACGATTtcaaagagaccaaaacagagctgg agaGGATAGTTCAGGGTAAGCAGATCACCACCACTCCTCCCTCCAGAACCATCACCTACAACACCAACTTTCTGACCCAGTTTAGGTGGGTTCTCAAGAGAACTTTCCGCAACCTCCTGCTCAACCCTCAGACCTCCATCGCTGAG ATAACAGTAACCTTGTTCCTCGCTGTGTTCGTAGGAGCCATTTTCTTCAGCGTCAAAAATGATCAAAGTGGAATACAGAACAG gtctggcgttctcttcttcatctctaTGAATCAGTGTTACAGATCTCTGTCATCTGCTGACCTCTTCATCTCAGAGAGAAAACTCTTCAT TCACGAGTATATTAGCGGTTACTACAGACTGtctgtgtacttcctgtctAAGATCCTGTTGGACATCTTAATGATGAGGACCATCCCCGCCATCATCTACAGCTGTGTATCATATTTCATGATTG gcctaAAGCCGACAGTTGAagccttcttcctcttcatgttAGCTGTGGCTCTGGTCGCCTACACGGCCACCTCCATGACTATAGCCATCTCAGCCGACCAGACAGTGGTGGCCATCGCCAACATTTTTACGACCATCTGCTTTGTCTTCATGATG atCTTTGCAGGTTTGCTTGTGAATCTTCCCTCCATCGTCAGCTGGCTTGCTTGGTTAAAATACTTCAGTATACCAGGATATGGCCTCACt GCTCTGCAGATTAACGAGTTTCGTGGGCTGGAGTTCTGTAAAAAGGTTAACAACAGCATCACTCCAGGAGGACTCGC CTGTACCGGGGAGGAGGTTCTGGACAGGCAGGGCGTGGATTACTCTACATGGGGCTTCTGGCAGAACTACGTAGCTCTGGCCATCATGAACGTCTGCTTCCTCATCATCGCCTTTTTTAAACTACGCTTCATCAAGAAGTTCACCTAG
- the LOC104938101 gene encoding ATP-binding cassette sub-family G member 2 isoform X1: MSDRQVTMELSHNGERQSAGSKQEQQGAVVSFHNIHYKVEQGGGCLCRKKVTTKDILIDLNGIMKPGLNAIMGASGSGKSSFLDVLAARKDPAGLSGEVLIDGAPQPPNFKCLSGYVVQDDVLMGTLTVRENFTFSAALRLPAAVSQQEKEQKVNKLIQELGLGQVADSRVGTQLFRGISGGERKRTSIGMELIIDPPVLFLDEPTTGLDASTANSVLLLLKRMANYGRTIILSIHQPRYSIYRLFDSLTLLVNGKQVYHGPAQRALEYFSDIGYTCEPHNNPADFFLDVINGQSAIPLSKMGSEDLEFTSIPRQAIEEKLIEEYRNCHDFKETKTELERIVQGKQITTTPPSRTITYNTNFLTQFRWVLKRTFRNLLLNPQTSIAEITVTLFLAVFVGAIFFSVKNDQSGIQNRSGVLFFISMNQCYRSLSSADLFISERKLFIHEYISGYYRLSVYFLSKILLDILMMRTIPAIIYSCVSYFMIGLKPTVEAFFLFMLAVALVAYTATSMTIAISADQTVVAIANIFTTICFVFMMIFAGLLVNLPSIVSWLAWLKYFSIPGYGLTALQINEFRGLEFCKKVNNSITPGGLACTGEEVLDRQGVDYSTWGFWQNYVALAIMNVCFLIIAFFKLRFIKKFT, translated from the exons ATGTCAGACAGACAAGTGACAATGGAGCTCAGCCACAATGGAGAACGCCAG TCTGCAGGTTCgaagcaggagcagcagggCGCTGTCGTCAGCTTCCATAACATCCACTACAAGGTGGAACAAGGAGGAGGCTGTCTGTGTCGGAAGAAAGTTACAACCAAAGACATCCTCATTGACCTCAA tgggaTCATGAAGCCGGGTCTGAACGCCATCATGGGAGCGTCAGGAAGTGGCAAGTCATC GTTCCTGGATGTTCTGGCAGCCAGGAAGGACCCTGCAGGCCTGTCGGGAGAAGTTTTGATCGACGGAGCTCCTCAGCCTCCAAACTTCAAGTGTCTGTCTGGATACGTGGTGCAG GACGACGTGCTGATGGGAACCCTGACGGTCAGAGAGAACTTCACCTTCTCAGCGGCGCTTCGTCTCCCAGCGGCCGTCTCTCAGCAGGAGAAAGAGCAAAAAGTGAACAAACTGATCCAGGAGCTGGGATTGGGCCAAGTGGCCGACTCCAGG gtgggCACCCAACTGTTTCGTGGGATCTCCGGCGgcgagaggaagaggacgagcaTCGGCATGGAGCTGATAATTGACCCGCCTGTCCTTTTCCTGGACGAACCAACCACGGGCCTCGACGCCAGCACTGCCAActcggtgctgctgctgctcaagaG GATGGCAAACTACGGTCGCACCATCATCCTGTCCATCCACCAGCCTCGATACTCCATCTACCGCCTGTTCGACAGCCTCACCTTGCTGGTCAACGGCAAACAG gTTTACCATGGTCCAGCACAGAGAGCACTGGAGTATTTCTCAGACATTG GATACACCTGCGAGCCCCACAACAACCCTGCTGACTTCTTTCTGGATGTCATTAATGGACAATCCGCCATACCCCTCAGCAAAATGGGGAGCGAAG ATTTAGAGTTTACTTCGATACCCAGACAGGCAATCGAGGAAAAACTCATAGAGGAATACAGAAACTGCCACGATTtcaaagagaccaaaacagagctgg agaGGATAGTTCAGGGTAAGCAGATCACCACCACTCCTCCCTCCAGAACCATCACCTACAACACCAACTTTCTGACCCAGTTTAGGTGGGTTCTCAAGAGAACTTTCCGCAACCTCCTGCTCAACCCTCAGACCTCCATCGCTGAG ATAACAGTAACCTTGTTCCTCGCTGTGTTCGTAGGAGCCATTTTCTTCAGCGTCAAAAATGATCAAAGTGGAATACAGAACAG gtctggcgttctcttcttcatctctaTGAATCAGTGTTACAGATCTCTGTCATCTGCTGACCTCTTCATCTCAGAGAGAAAACTCTTCAT TCACGAGTATATTAGCGGTTACTACAGACTGtctgtgtacttcctgtctAAGATCCTGTTGGACATCTTAATGATGAGGACCATCCCCGCCATCATCTACAGCTGTGTATCATATTTCATGATTG gcctaAAGCCGACAGTTGAagccttcttcctcttcatgttAGCTGTGGCTCTGGTCGCCTACACGGCCACCTCCATGACTATAGCCATCTCAGCCGACCAGACAGTGGTGGCCATCGCCAACATTTTTACGACCATCTGCTTTGTCTTCATGATG atCTTTGCAGGTTTGCTTGTGAATCTTCCCTCCATCGTCAGCTGGCTTGCTTGGTTAAAATACTTCAGTATACCAGGATATGGCCTCACt GCTCTGCAGATTAACGAGTTTCGTGGGCTGGAGTTCTGTAAAAAGGTTAACAACAGCATCACTCCAGGAGGACTCGC CTGTACCGGGGAGGAGGTTCTGGACAGGCAGGGCGTGGATTACTCTACATGGGGCTTCTGGCAGAACTACGTAGCTCTGGCCATCATGAACGTCTGCTTCCTCATCATCGCCTTTTTTAAACTACGCTTCATCAAGAAGTTCACCTAG
- the txk gene encoding tyrosine-protein kinase Tec, translated as MIHSNHSIHSVFCCCCCAVQTREFSTRMELEGSTSCFQSRRHPGHACRVDRSRKKLPLPPPEGEDGEGEGMLSVVAMYDFTAKEDTDLTLKQGEEYIILHKQDQLWWRAQDKHGNKGFIPSNYVTEKNRIEANSWYCKNITRTEAEQLLRQEDKEGGFVVRESSQKGVYTVSVYTKTLGCNGDIKHYQIKISDTGQFFLAERYTFNNIPELIHYHEHNAGGLVTRLRYAVGPMGRCVPATSGFSSEKWEINPSELTFMKELGSGQFGLVRLGKWRAQHKVAIKAIREGAMYEEDFIEEAKVMMRLCHPKLVQLYGVCLQQRPLLIVAEFMDNGCLVNFLRQRGRSLKEPWLLSMCQDVCEGMEYLEAHSFIHRDLAARNCLVNEHNVVKVSDFGMTRYVLDNQYTSSSGAKFPVKWSPPEVLHYSKYSSKSDVWSFGVVMWEIYSQGRTPFENYTNFDVVTDITRGVRLYRPHHATQPIYSIMYRCWHERPQGRPTFSELLEEIRKLAENPD; from the exons ATGATTCACTCAA atcACTCCATCCACTcagtcttctgctgctgctgctgcgccgTGCAGACCAG GGAGTTCAGCACCCGCATGGAGCTGGAGGGAAGCACCTCGTGTTTCCAGAGCAGACGACACCCAGGACATGCCTGCCGG gtcGACCGGTCGAGGAAGAagctccccctcccccctcctgaGGGTGAGGATGGTGAAGGTGAGGGGATGCTGAGCGTCGTCGCTATGTACGATTTCACTGCCAAAGAGGACACTGACCTGACACTCAAACag GGAGAAGAGTACATCATCCTCCACAAACAAGACCAGCTGTGGTGGAGAGCGCAGGACAAACACGG GAATAAAGGCTTCATCCCCAGCAACTatgtgacagagaaaaacagaattgAGGCAAACTC CTGGTACTGCAAAAACATCACAAGGACAGAAGCTGAGCAGCTGCTGAGACAGGAG GACAAAGAGGGTGGTTTTGTGGTTCGGGAGTCCAGTCAGAAGGGAGTCTATACTGTCTCTGTCTATACCAAAACATTAGG ttgTAACGGGGATATTAAGCATTACCAGATCAAAATAAGTGACACCGGACAGTTCTTCTTGGCTGAAAGATATACCTTCAACAACATACCTGAACTCATACACTACCATGAACACAATGCCGGAG GTCTAGTGACCAGGTTGCGGTATGCAGTGGGTCCTATGGGCAGGTGTGTACCTGCCACATCAGGATTCAGTTCAG AGAAGTGGGAGATCAACCCCAGCGAGCTGACCTTCATGAAGGAGCTGGGCAGCGGTCAGTTCGGTCTGGTGAGGCTCGGCAAGTGGCGGGCTCAGCACAAAGTGGCCATCAAAGCAATTAGAGAGGGGGCCATGTACGAGGAGGACTTCATCGAGGAGGCCAAAGTTATGAT GAGGCTGTGCCACCCCAAACTGGTGCAGCTGTACGGCGTTTGCTTgcagcagcgccccctgctgatCGTGGCCGAGTTCATGGACAACGGCTGCCTCGTGAACTTCCTGCGGCAGAGAGGCAGGTCCCTGAAGGAGCCTTGGCTTCTGTCCATGTGTCAGGATGTCTGTGAGGGCATGGAGTACCTGGAAGCACACAGCTTCATCCACAGAGACCTG GCGGCCAGGAACTGTCTGGTTAATGAGCACAACGTGGTGAAGGTCAGCGACTTTGGAATGACGAG GTACGTTCTCGACAACCAGTACACCAGTTCCAGTGGTGCAAAGTTCCCAGTGAAGTGGTCTCCTCCTGAAGTTCTCCACTACAGCAAATACAGCAGCAAGTCTGACGTCTGGTCCTTCG gtgtgGTGATGTGGGAGATCTACTCGCAGGGTCGGACTCCGTTTGAGAACTACACCAACTTTGACGTGGTTACTGACATCACCAGAGGAGTCCGGCTTTACCGACCGCACCACGCCACGCAGCCCATTTACTCCATCATGTACCGCTGCTGGCACGAG AGGCCGCAGGGTCGACCGACTTTCTCAGAGCTTCTGGAGGAAATCAGAAAACTGGCAGAAAATCCGGATTAA
- the LOC104938102 gene encoding cyclin-dependent kinase-like 5, with protein MERYESLGLVGEGSYGTVLKCRHRDSGRLVAIKKFMDSDDDKTVKKIALREIKLLRQLRHDNLVNLIEVWKRRRRWYLVFEFVERTLLDDLEQNPNGLELNTSRQFLYQILRAAAFCHQQNVIHRDIKPENILISQGGVVKLCDFGFARTMTSPAEGGIYTDYVATRWYRAPELLVGDTKYGKPVDVWAVGCLLIEMLTGQPLFPGDSDLDQIYHIVRCFGNLTAHHQELFYRNPVFSGVRLPECSSRVPLEQRLNTVTTTALDLAQSCLQMDPERRAQCSDLLEHLLFTQDSFHIRVLDELNAKIQKDHRENSTLPKIAKTPRREKDEGDDKTRRGKDKDKKQSENMDEKVNKEKEKEGGEEKISKTKGKQPSKLPKSILNKSEPLMSTKQSKTLDAKIVDNAAKPSVAMRSKAAKATGAELRKEPEISKPTKSLTSDSLEAPTTATDLKDSKMVVAKPRHGKVGSPDPRKDHLKNMDTKDRDSTGLPSSCPNNKMSRVSQDSGKSKNNSNTKVPKLSKYSTTDHPNDNSSAKSTTDPTDTNLTKTEGPTTALTSMIVNSGQLETSLTLKVSLLSSNDHIEVKTTTTSEHQTHRSDMDTEQRRTSECPQVLPSNPKSSSSTSNSGPKNTKSKSSLCTSPSKTLTSDLSTQSSIVFVDVSPTHSTTMLSKGTLKTGTSLDTKPTNSTTSIPNKPSRELTEVTKYQPDGSNTSNREDHGCLKLSPATKTAANYTEISYASGGDYKENPESSEHCGINQQSTSTKSNITTESSSSISVLSEIPKTNTSVGTTVLKSLKDKENIEDSAFSDFISTTSKSLVNPSSKVSRSSNIEQKNSSNEVELNIKSLKNPHSKSLIGEPKTKHGSFSNHTKSTTAMTQKTRFSTEVRKKRDNPENINTTNISTTADSASFTTTATPDHKALTKSSVFHNMDTADVNELEFSSLYSSPPPPPPPPSSTPLLLPPSSTSVIPSISVISNNSPVTSDHFTLAAGFHPGTHSLRCVDKPRHHGGVYNRQSLSSHITGPLAAQVSDKSLICERSFLSDRYNHGNSGGVTVKKKSDIHFPDLRSSVLPELRGRESKHNKGTTKNQQKDKQPVLSITPTEPQQPGYNRTDSYSP; from the exons ATGGAGCGTTACGAGTCTCTGGGTCTGGTCGGGGAGGGAAGTTACGGCACCGTGCTGAAGTGCCGCCACCGAGACTCCGGCCGTCTCGTTGCCATCAAGAAGTTTATGGACTCAGACGATGACAAGACGGTGAAGAAGATCGCCCTGAGGGAGATCAAGCTGCTGAGg CAACTGCGTCATGACAACCTGGTGAACCTTATAGAAGTGTGGAAGCGTCGCCGGCGCTGGTATCTGGTGTTCGAGTTTGTGGAGCGAACGCTTCTGGATGATTTGGAGCAAAACCCCAACGGACTGGAGCTCAACACCAGCCGCCAATTTCTGTACCAGATCCTGAGGGCTGCAGCCTTCTGCCACCAGCAAAAT GTCATCCATCGTGACATCAAACCAGAGAACATACTCATCTCTCAGGGGGGCGTGGTGAAGCTGTGTGACTTTGGCTTTGCCCGGACCATGACATCGCCTGCCGAGGGGGGGATCTATACTGACTATGTGGCGACTCGCTGGTACAGAGCTCCAGAACTTCTGGTAGGAGACACCAAGTATGGCAA accAGTAGATGTGTGGGCTGTTGGTTGTCTGTTAATAGAGATGTTAACGGGTCAGCCCCTGTTTCCCGGAGACTCCGACCTTGACCAAATTTACCACATCGTCAGGTGCTTTG GCAACCTAACAGCTCATCACCAGGAGTTGTTCTACAGAAATCCTGTATTTTCTGGAGTTAGACTGCCTGAATGTTCTAGCAGAGTCCCACTCGAACAGCGTTTAAATACAGTCACAACCACCGCCCTGGACCTGGCACAG AGTTGTCTCCAGATGGATCCAGAAAGACGAGCTCAGTGTTCAGACCTGTTAGAACATCTGCTGTTCACACAAGATTCTTTCCACATCAG GGTTTTGGATGAGCTAAATGCTAAGATCCAAAAAGACCACAGAGAAAACTCTACCCTTCCCAAAATAGCCAAAACGCCAAGACGAGAAAAGGATGAAGGGGATGACAAGACCCGCAGaggcaaagacaaagacaagaaacaaTCTGAAAACATGGATGAGAAGGTCAAcaaggaaaaggagaaggagggcgGAGAAGAAAagatttcaaaaacaaaaggcaaGCAGCCTTCAAAGCTGCCTAAAAGCATTCTGAATAAATCAGAACCGTTGATGTCCACCAAACAATCCAAAACATTAGATGCCAAGATTGTTGATAACGCAGCAAAACCATCTGTAGCTATGAGAAGTAAAGCAGCAAAAGCCACTGGTGCCGAGCTGAGAAAGGAACCTGAGATTTCTAAACCAACTAAAAGCCTTACTTCTGATTCATTGGAGGCTCCCACGACTGCAACAGATCTGAAGGACAGTAAGATGGTAGTAGCTAAACCTAGACATGGAAAAGTTGGTTCTCCAGATCCACGGAAAgaccatttaaaaaatatggaCACAAAAGACAGAGACTCTACTGGATTACCTTCTAGCTGcccaaacaacaaaatgtcaagGGTGAGTCAAGATTCTGGGAAAAGCAAGAACAACTCAAATACAAAAGTCCCCAAATTGTCTAAATATTCAACCACTGACCATCCAAATGATAATTCATCTGCTAAATCAACTACTGATCCTACAGACACCAACTTAACAAAGACAGAAGGTCCTACAACAGCCTTAACTTCTATGATAGTAAACAGTGGTCAACTAGAGACAAGCTTGACACTGAAAGTATCTCTGCTGTCCAGCAATGACCACATCGAGGTAAAGACAACTACGACTTCAGAGCATCAAACTCATCGTTCAGACATGGATACAGAGCAAAGAAGGACCTCTGAATGTCCTCAAGTTTTGCCATCAAATCCCAAATCATCTTCATCTACCTCAAACTCTGGCCCAAAAAATACCAAAAGCAAATCATCTTTGTGCACCAGCCCATCAAAGACTCTTACCTCAGATCTTTCAACGCAGTCCTCTATAGTTTTTGTAGATGTTAGTCCCACCCACAGCACTACAATGCTATCTAAAGGAACTCTCAAAACTGGTACATCTTTAGATACTAAACCCACAAATAGCACCACAAGTATACCAAACAAACCTTCCAGGGAACTTACAGAAGTAACCAAATATCAGCCGGATGGTAGTAATACTTCAAACAGGGAAGATCATGGATGCTTGAAGTTGAGCCCAGCGACCAAAACAGCTGCAAACTACACTGAGATATCTTATGCTTCAGGTGGAGATTACAAGGAGAATCCTGAATCTTCTGAGCACTGTGGCATCAATCAACAGAGCACTTCCACAAAATCCAATATCACCACAGAATCCAGTTCATCAATCTCCGTACTGAGTGAAATCCCTAAAACCAACACATCAGTAGGGACCACTGTCCTCAAAAGTTTGAAAGATAAAGAGAACATAGAGGATTCAGCGTTTTCTGATTTCATCAGCACAACAAGCAAATCTTTAGTAAATCCATCCTCAAAGGTTTCAAGAAGCTCGAATATTGAGCAAAAGAACAGCAGCAATGAAGTCGAACTGAACATCAAATCCTTGAAAAACCCTCACTCAAAATCTTTGATCGGAGAACCTAAAACAAAGCATGGCTCTTTTAGCAACCACACCAAGTCCACCACAGCAATGACTCAGAAAACTAGATTTTCGACAGAAGTACGGAAGAAAAGAGACAACCCAGAAAATATTAACACAACAAATATATCCACAACTGCAGATTCAGCTTCATTCACCACTACAGCAACACCGGACCACAAAGCTTTGACAAAAAGCTCTGTTTTTCACAACATGGACACTGCAGACGTCAATGAGTTGGAATTCAGTTCACTCTATtcctctccgcctcctcctcctccacctccctcctctacTCCTCtactcctccctccatcttccaCATCCGTTATTCCCTCAATTTCTGTCATCAGTAACAACAGCCCAGTCACCAGTGATCACTTTACCTTGGCGGCGGGTTTCCATCCTGGGACCCACAGCCTTAG GTGTGTAGACAAGCCAAGACATCACGGTGGTGTTTACAATCGACAATCTCTGTCCAGCCACATTACAGGACCACTTGCTGCACAG GTTTCAGATAAGAGTCTTATCTGCGAGCGCTCCTTCCTGTCTGACCGCTATAACCATGGAAACAGTGGCGGAGTTACAGTGAAAAAGAAGTCAGACATTCATTTCCCAGATCTTAGAAGCTCAGTGCTGCCAGAGctcagaggaagagaaa gtaaacacaacaaaggcacCACCAAGAATcagcaaaaagacaaacagccgGTTCTGTCCATTACTCCAACAGAACCACAACAGCCCGGGTACAACAGGACTGATTCATACTCACCATAA